The following DNA comes from Erigeron canadensis isolate Cc75 chromosome 3, C_canadensis_v1, whole genome shotgun sequence.
tatgtaagtgtgatgatatgtttgaggatatgtgccttaacgacttaatatgacttttatataatgttttaaatggacaaacgttttataacttatgtgttatcttacttagctaattttttagctaacacttgctctattaaatgtgttgtgccctcaggtccaacaatagtgagcaggtagatgtgagaagatgtgaggcatgggtagatgatcttgaagctagctatagttacccatagtggctgctcgctttagacatttgctttatgtttaaatattaatgacttgtattgacaatgtactcggttgtttaatgttgggcaaccgatggatttccatttagacttattttgatgatatggctaataacatcatttaatgaataaaccaaacagatttttctggtttggacttttaaagttaattccgcttcttttaacgccgttagacAAAAGTTTctggaaatccttatttttaaacgacgggtgtaaTATGGGACTAGGCGATCGCTTTAGGCCCCCAAATTTCCAAGGCctcaaaatcttgtatattagacttagtgtttgaattttggattaagtattattatataatttgcattgcagtaacgcctttttgatttttgcatcaatatgtgcatttttttttattgtagttcaataacaaaagacaagctatttttttttttactttagtttatatggtaatgaactaggTCCCCAAAATTAATCTCGTTTGAAGTCTCTAAAAGCCTTAAGCCGCCACTGTCCGTTGCCAACCCCTAAAAACTTAGATTGCCAAAAGTTCATTTTGATATTTACTGCGATTACTGtgattattatgtatttatgtccAAATTACAACACTAACGTTGCAATTTAGTTGGTCAATttgttaaaaatttattttaaaatatcaaattgtGTTTTTGACCATCTAGTTTTATCTTTCATGTATTTAAACAGACAAACCCGATACAAACTTTGATATCGATACGGAAAGTCATGAAGATACATGTAAGTAGATACACTTATTATAACAAGTTAAAGCCCATACTCTAACAGCAATAATGTAACAAATTGAACAAAAGCTTGATAAAATAGATATAACTAATATAAGCAAACATaccaaaaaacataaaaacacatGAAAAAGCATTATAACTTTAAGCCAAATATAGTCATATATATTCCTAGTGAATCTTTACTTATACATAATAACATTATCACAACCAAGAGAAAGTCAAGATAATACAGATACAACCAAACATACAACAGATAGTGAATCAGTGATTCAAGTTTATTGGCATTATCATAatctttttgttaatttgttttttaagaagCCAAGACTTGAATCTTCATGCCAGAACCACAGTGACCAGGGATAGTGCAAATGAAGTTATTGAGACCCTTGACAAGGGTAATTCTGTCTTTTCCACTTGTGAACACTTTTGCATTTCTTGGGCTAGTGCTACACCCATCATAACCTGCCTTGTTCACCGCCACCACATTGTGTAATCCTTTCATGTAGTTAAACACTGATCACATgataataaaagaaacaaaaattagTAGCTACACAAAAAAAATAGTGTCTATTTACTTTTATCATGCCTACTTTAGATCCATATAATCATATTGTCGTTTAATTACATTTTGTAACATGTacccataaaataaaataagataaaaaaaaaaaaaaacgttagaTTTAAAAGTAACAAAAAGAGGTTTCAAACATGTGTTTATCAAGAAATTTGAACTCGCAACCGCCTCATAATTACTACGGACACCTAAAGTACCACTAGGCTATAGGACCTTTGGTACGTTGATCGCTTGATTATAATATCAGTCAAAATGAGTCGGGTTGGGTCAAGTTTATCCATAATTGCTTCTTATCaagttatataataaaacatgaaTGATAAAATATGCTTCATACCATTTAgaataacaaaactaataattttaTAGTACTCTGATACGATTTAAAAAAGCATTTAAATAATCCTCATGTGTGGCCAAATTTTTTACCTTTGAAGGTTTCAGTTATGAAACATCAATAAATAGATTAATATTTTAACAACTTGAAACTAGTTTTGAGTAGGaaaatactcttaataataaaagtagaGGTTTTCCTAGAAATGAGTATACAATTTAGGCTCAAAATTatcgttaaaaaaaagaaaagaaattgaagtCGTTAGATAATTCGTAAACCATTTAGTTAAAATGGTACGTTTTGCACGATGATCTAGTAAAAATATACTGTACGATGGCACAAACTTAGAGGATGAAATCACGGGGAGGAAAAAAAAGTTACCACGACCAAAAGTAAAAAGTTGGAATTAAACCACTATGATTTATGACCACAAACTTGAAgagattaaaatatatatatatttaccaagAACATCGCCAGCCTTAAACTTCTTGCCTTTTGGCCAGCCAGTGAGACCGAAGGTCCAGCCACTTTTGCCACCGACTACATAAGTAGCCGCCTGAGCTACCTCGAACTGAAAGGCTACCGCTAGCAGGCACAACACGACCGCTGCCGTTACTGCACTGCCTCTTCCCCGATTAGCCATTTGGTACAGTGAAAGAATATAGAGTGATCGATACAAGAGTGAGTTAGTttggtagatatatattttttgtatgacTACTCTTGTTTGTGAAAGTTATGTGTGGATATACAACCTATTTATAGCAAAAgaatgttttaacttttaactattttcatttttcaaagattcaaattattttgaatatttgagAAAAAGACAGCATTTACTATTTTTAGAAGTTCTTacaataccatttttttttttttgtctttgacCATTTTTGAAATACACCTTTttagtcaattttttttttttgggatcaATTTTAAAACTAGAATGGACATTGAATCTGCCACACTATATATTATCGGTCCGACTAAATTGGAAACATAAAGAAGTATACATTTAGCATAGTGTTACCTAAAGAAATTTAGCTTAAGGACAACCTAAATTTAAGAGTTTAatcaaaacaacaacaaaaaaaaaattcagaaaaaAGTTAGCCCAACCTGATTTAGACCCGGTCAGGTACGTTCACGGTTCATCCAAGTTCACTCCAAGCCTAGAAATTGCCTTCATTAAACTGGTAAAAGGAAAAATCCTAGACAAACCAGTTTAGAAAAATTGATATGTAATTCAAAGTTTAAAATGGATGTTTTCATTTCATGTTAATAAATTTGGAAGAACAAGTAAGTAAGCACTTAATGCCGTTTTTTTTACGAGTATTGAGTCATAATACTTTGCCGGTATATGTAGAGGTAGACAGTCTTATCCCTATCACGATGGTGAATGTTTATAGTTCCGTAGCCTAACACTTTATTAGAATATCATTATGACCGTTTATGGGTCATTTCCCTAACCAATACAAAAATCTCTTGCAATTTATGAATATATCATAGCTAACACTTACCATAATCATGACTAGGGGGCGTTTGGTAggagtgaatcaaagagaatggaaatgtaatagaaaatgaatatagtgggaaagagaatgagtgtttagaaagagaatggattccgtcgtttggtacaaacagagaatgaatatacaaaaaatacaaaattttgaataataattaaatttaatatatataacatcactaaacaaaaaaaataaaattttttttccattcccatcaattctctacattttatagagaattgagggaatgGAATCGATTTCCACTTCTTGATTCTCTTTCTCGATTCTCCAttgcaaccaaacatgagaTGTCTTTCTCATTCCTTTTCCACCATCTCCATttcattgtaccaaacaccccaaGTCTAGAGTGCCacaaatatttacattaattcTAACAATGTAATAGTTAAATTTGCttaaaaaagttatgtttgtgttaaatacaaacaaaaaatatttttattttacgaCTTTATTCTTTCAACCGAATCATGTGacataaaatgttcaaaatgCATGATGAATTAGGTTCCGTCAACAAAAATCATATGACTTTTGGTAGGTAGCATAGCTAGATCTTGATGTTTGAAGTCTATGCCAATGTCAGAGGATACCATAATTAATGTTATTCTTTACATTTGTAACATCCGTTAAGATAAATTATATAGTTATACATACAATGGCATGGAATTGATATAACTATCACAAATTATGATAGAAATATTGCAATTATGCGATATAAACTTATATTGTGTGTTATAAAAATGATCTATTatggtaaatttattaaattgtgTGATAGGGTTCTCTAATGCCTAatggtatatatgtatgtatgaaatGAGACTATTACGCCTTAAGGTATTATATGGGATTTTGCGCGCGGTTTGATGGTTGTGGTGCAACGGGAGTTAACAATCCATCTCGATCTCGAtttcgcttttttttttttttttttttttgttacatctagattgtttaataaattttggtttttttttggcCTTTATGGCTTGTTAGTTCTTTGCATATCatgtaaaatgtttttttctgcCGAagaccttttttattttaatggaaTTCTTCAGAAAATCATTTTTCATCACTACCCCATAACACTACACCAAATTGGCGGtggttaaataataatactatttATCTAAATTTTCAAGTTACATAATTGACCAAACAGAGTAAACAATCATAAGTGAAATAGTAATGGTAATAATAGTGGACTTGGTCAAGGAATGTGGCCTCAAGTGGTTTAATCTTTTTGTAACCGGAGTAAATGGGTTTGGCACACCACCTCATTAGAAATTAGATACACAAGTTTGTAAAAATAGAAAAGGACTATAAGTCTATAAAGCACAACTCAGTTATACAATCAAAAAGCCGCATTTGTAGCATGcttaaaaacataatattgTTCATGACTTGAAAACAACATATAAGAGAACGGTGGCAAAggaaaagataataataataccttATTACATGAAGGTTGTCATTAATaccttattacatgcataaaaatgagtactttatacataaaaatcaCCTCCTAAATTTTCACATTATAAAgtacaaatttaatttaatgcaCCGAAATAACTAATATTGACAACTTTAatgctatgttcttgagttttggtAGGAGATGAAAAGAAAGGAATCCAAATGATCTTAAAAtaatttgtgttcttgagttttttttaaggatggAAGATAAATGAAAAGATAGGAAGTGGAGTGATTTGAAAGGATTTGAAAGGATTCAATATCTTCTAATTTAATCTCatcacttcttttcttttcttttaataaggAACTCAAGAACATAACATAAGgattgtcattaacaaaactctaataataaggaaaataataataataataataataataataataataatcgcACGCTAAGGAGTTATATTATGGAACTAGATTGATCCCATTGTTCGTGTCAAGAATGATTTCAGGCTGACTAGTACAAAGCCTAACTAGTATCAATCTAACGGTCGCTATAAAGCCTATTAGTGATAGAAGGATAGCCTGTTACATAAGGCCTCTCTTTATGGCCATTACTTCTTCTCTACTTCTTACCCACTTCTTTCATTATTCATCAGTTTTCTCTCTCCAAGAACACCCCCTCCTTATAATACTCACTTCTTccccacttcttccactattcatttattattttattactcctttttcatttttcacaaaattaataaaccacattttattaataaaacaaacacaatacatttaatataaaaataaacattaaaattaaaaaacaacatacgaaagtaaataaattatgaaataCGACATTATTAGGAAATTAAAAACTAGACATCAACGTTGACGACCGTGTTCCGGGAGGTTCCAAACATCTTCAATCAGAGCATTGCGGAGTTTATGGTGAGCCCTTCTATCACGCAGCTCCCTGTACATACGAAGCTGCGTCGAACACCTTTCAGTCCACGTACGGGTTGGGAGTCTAGTATTAGCTATCAACCTAGTATTAGCTATCAACTCCTCTTCAAACTCTGTTATTGCGCGCCCATTATCTTCAACGATCATGTTGTGGAGAATCACACAACATAACATGATCCTTTTTATCTTGTTCGTACTGTATGGCCGCGCATATTGTTCAATAATCTGCCAACGACCTTGAAGAACCCCAAATCCTCGCTcgacatcctttcttgcagctTCTTGGTATCTTTTGAACTTGGTGGTTTTTGGCTCTAGAGGGCACTTGAATGACTTAACAAGAGTAGCTCATTCTTGATAAATACCATCCGCTAGGTAGTACCCCTTTTGAAACTGCTCCCCATTAACCGAAAACTCTACTTTAGGAGCCCTGTCTTCAAGCAAATTGTCGAACAAATCCGACTCGTTgaggacgttgatgtcgttgtttgaaccaGCATGGCCAAAATAGGCATGCCagatccacaaatcatatgaagcaaccgcttcaagcatgattgtTGGATGTCCCTTGTCACCTTGGGTGTACTGCCCTTGCCACGCCACTGAACAGTTCCTCCAACCCCAATGCGTGCAATATATGCTACCAAGCATACCTGGAAACCCATGAACCTCAGCATGTTTAGCCGTCAATCGCTCGATATCTGCTTCTGTTGGCTTTCTCAAATACTCATCACGATAGAGTTGTATAACACACTTGCAGAAAGCGTTTAAACACTTGTAGCCCGTATCTTGAGTCATTTGCAAATACTCATCTAAAGCATCAGCCTTAAAGCTATACGCTAACTGGCGTATGGCAGAAGtacatttctggaaaatgttGAAACCGGGACGACCACTTGCATCTGTCGGGGTTTTGTGGAAGAATTGAAAGTGTTTCGGTAGCGGTTCAATGCTATCAAAGGAGTTTATGTCTCGCACTATGCGCAGAAACATATCCTTTCGCATTCGGAACCGTCTACGAAACATGTCAGGTGGGTAGGTTGGTTCTGGCGCAAAGTAATGATCGTATAAAAGCTTGGCGGCAGTCACGTGATCTCGCCTGATCACCCTTTTAGTCAACTTGGGTCTTGAAGAACTTTCTGCTTCTTGGCTTTGGTTTTCTTTTTCGTCAAAGATAACGTTAAGACACGCACCTATGGCTTGGGGATCGAAAACAACATTCATTTGCGTAACAGCATTATTGATTACTTCGTAATCGCTTGATCCGCAATCGTCActagaggatgatgatgatgatgatgatgaaccaGACATTTTTAGTAGTATTGTGTGATTGAAATGCTTTGAAAGTGTGTAAGAATGTGTATGTTTAAATTGTTGTGTTTTGAAATGGTAGTGTAAATAGGATATAAATAGgaggttgaaaaaaaaaattaaataaacatcACACTAGTCGTTACattcaaatttttgaatatataaatgtttttttttatttggcaaCGGCTCCAAGGAATCGGGACCCACAAGAACACCAAGCCGCATGTCTACATATGGGAAAAACGTCTGGGACGCAGGGACGGACGCGCCGGTGCTTATAGCGTCCGTCGGCCGCCACGCGTCCGACGCCGGGGGACGGCCctataagcaccggcctaaGAACAtgttcaatttttattttaaccaacTTGAAATTAAACCCCTAAAATCTGCATATATTAGGCCTCCATTTCAATGATGTTAAGGACCACACAAGATCAAGTCATTTCATTCTTTAAAACACAACGCGACCACGTGATCAGTCGCAACATTGATCACCGGAGCCAAGAGTTGCCAAGGATTTCATCCACGTACACTAACATTTGGCTAAAACCGTTGCTTTGATACGTACAATGAACCAATGATACCATACGCCAAAATAGTTTCCAGCCCAACTCGTACAAAGCCTATAATATAATTCCAATTTGTGTCACCCTAAAAACTAATTGTAAATAGCCTTAAAGTTTGCAATATTGGCCATAGTTCTTTCAACTTTTGATGCCAATAATTGGGTTTATGCTCACTAGTTTGATATATTGGATATTTAATCAATAAGTGAATATATGCCCGAACCTAAATTGAAAAGGTATCCACAATTATTTTCCGAGAATGAATTAAGACATTATACTAATTACTTTAAACAAAGAttttgataaatgatttatttttatcataaaactTAGATGTaagcttttaatatgaaaaatacattttttttatttacccTAATGACACCCATCTTTTTTACATGCTTTTTTGTGTTACATTCTCTAGTATACACTAGCATCGGACTCGTGTAATGGTGgtggcgacggtgtggtggtaggggcgattgttggtggtggaggcggtgtctaatggtgtaaattattgatgtaaatataattgatgtaaagagttaataaagatatttagaagataaaaaattgataatgtaatttaatcattaatgttaagagaataaTGTAAGGAAATATTTTTCAAAGGTGAAAATATGAAACAAATTTCaatattaccaaaataaaaagttactttttatataatatagtatagataatgttGAATCAAGTACATAATTAGCATGTTTATTTTGGATGacttacttatttttttctattatttaacTACATATCTTGGGATAACGGAAACGTTTACGAGTCAGATCGTGTATACAGAGACATATTCGACTCTCCCTAATTAGTCTGTTAGCATCGATATATGAACGTGTGTGAAAAGATTTGAAGACGTTGAAATATACTTTTTTCTGAGTCAAACAATATACGGAGTACTCTGCTAAAAGATCACCAAATCAATTCATTCGACCCATTTACCGCCTAAAATATTGATAACAAAACTTTGGCAGTTCGGCATCACTAAATTTGGATAtggaaaaagttttttaaaaggaACATCGATCAACCACCAACACCAACCCATTATGATTTATTAAGAAGCCTCTTTAATTCTTCTGCATCATTTGACTTTTATCTTACTATCATTATTATTTCTGCCAAATGtttctttctaaaaatattaagaaatatcCCCATTTCATACAGGTTTCAACATGTAGAAAGTTACGGAGTGTAACATTTTCTTTTGCTATGATTgtatcttatatttatttaaaataacaatttaaTACTACTTATTTGGTGTCTTATGTAAGGGGCAAGGGCGACTAAAAATATATCTAACTTTCTCATTCTTTTTTCTTAACCTTTATGCGAATCCCTAAGAAGCTATATTCATCTTGACTTTGTGACCAATCTATCGCGCATAGAAGACTTAGACTAGTAGGAGCAAGGCGTGCGTCCCCCTAAAAGTGCTCGAGAACGCCGAGAAACGTCTCGAGGACGCCGTGTACACCGCTCCACCAGGCGTTCCTGGCCAAAAATTTGGATACCCCGTCCGCAGAAGAACGCGAGCTACGTGCCTATGGAACAGAGCCAATGACTCTTTTTACCACACTCCAACGGCTCCTTTTGAcccgaatttttttttcttttctacctctactttctctatatatatacacactatatcttctctatatttataaaacacacatacaacatacaacatatatactaaaattcacataaccatattatcatcTCCACCACTATAATGTCGTCTTCATCATCGTCGACCTCTTTTGATTCGTTCGGTTCCGAGGATTACGATGATGTCGTTGAAAGTGCCGTTGTTGGCGCCATTACTTTGGCCATGAGGGTCGCGCAAGAGGAGGATgaagaggaagaggaagaagaagagaggTCGCGTTTTACTAGAAGGGTGGTTCTTGTATGTCGTTGCGCAGAGGCACAAGAAaactgttggaatatgatcacgtaaaatgaacgtatgtccgaaaagtatttaagcctacggggtcacacctcaacgtgaatgttaatataaattaattaatatatttaatgtaatttattgattaatttgatcacgaaaatctaacgggggttcgttaaaagagttaaaagttaacggtacttaattaacggacttaacggagaagagttggaattaggaaacaattaggaaactccTCTAGATTGTTCTTGAGGGGGTCGGTCGACTAGGGTGTCAAAAACCCTCCAAgacttggtcattaagtttcctaaacctataaatacaaacctatgcTTTTGGTTTTTCACACAATTAAATCCATAGGGTTTTCTCCTCTcttttctctccctctctctcgaCCGAAACCAAGAACCCCaggggtttttggtttttggttttcatagctagaaaaagggttttcgggttagctaggttttcgggtttaagcaaagggttgttcgtgatcaagtactagcatacaaacgttccaccgttgagtgtgcaatcgtagagaggttaagttaaaccttattttgtcttcaatctctccatattaaggtacaaattctattccttggttaattatttaaactacatagatcttgtcttccgttgtgTGCTTTGTGaattgttgtgataattagttataaaacccaacagtggtatcacgagcctactatgtaggttttttgattaccaaaagatcaaaacttgaaggggggttagggttcttgatctcAAAATttcgaatttatatatatatatatatagttaaattggttttgtaatttaattacattatttaatatgtaaaaggttttatttaatatatatatggttcgaaaatttttccagaaaataaaaaaaaaaaaagttttttttagggttcctaatctaagttttgatttaattacatatttatgtgataaatcgtatgtaattatatgttgtacctttacttttaattgttaaaaagaagtaaaaatcatgaatttttcatgcaaattattcatgattcttacttatatatattgatatgaaatcttgatcattagggttaattatgctagataattgtaaaactaattgtgtgacaatgtgaatttttcgtataaattttctgttttgcgatagtttactaaaaaattcatatcttttaatccatAACGAGTTAGAAGCtgtgctttgaactgtagattctcaacacatagggctaaaactttgtagttctggtcgaaatctgaatcggaccagaaacaggtctaaaaaggtcgtgaagctactggaaattcCAAAAAGCtaactatgtgattatatgataattgtttgtgttgtacatgtttaaggcttacgcaatcaaggcaacttgatgtatgtggtcctcttctatGAAGGGGGGGCCGGATTAGACATtaataaaccatagtgacatgtttaggtggcctaccataattcgttgcatgcttaaatagttatagtttataattttgcataATTATTGagataaattgtgatgtaaaattgttttgagaaaagataaacatgactaagcaatatcgaaataagagattttttaataaaattggagtcctacaaccttgagatagaccggctcacccatttgaacaaactctaagagaggtataagccggagtgcgctagccttctaaaagggcgggtttttaaatcgcgtttatcgcatacctttgcccttgcgcttctttgtgcgttcaaatggagctaccgagctctctcgtgttatatattattagttaacattttataaatatgttatatattattagtttacattttatatatatgttatatattattagtttacgttttatatatatgtaatatattattagttcacattttatatatatgttatatattatcagtttacgttttatatatatgtaatatattattagtttaattttatatatatgtcatatattattagtttacgttttatatatatgtaatactaggatttttttacccgcacgatgtgcggataCTTTAAAAAGAtgctcaataaagtgagatttgagttaaacttacttaaaaaaacatttattgaaacacttaatatgtgaacaaatgagttaatggaatgaatcaataatgatcgtaaaaaaaacatatggacgaacaatctatttagtttcacttaattagattagcaataacgtattcattatccaatcattaaactaattgttatatacacttgttttgaactaactcttcgtctaccatcataatatttttctcatcatcacaatgaaaaattgtattgttaaaaaacaaaagaaaaaagatattatattaaccattatcacaaaattcaaaaaaagataaaagaattaaaccaaaaactgtacataatttccatggtgatatgaacgaaagaattaacataactctttcagaaagttatgatattatacaaatctcttaactcatataagatgcatataatttagtggtgataaaaaagcttataaactttaaatactgccactaatgattaatgcgatgagagttccaactaaccaacggcctgagcaaacttttatataatcaccataaaaaaaacgaaaggaacctcatataaatgttgaataaaaaagataatgaaatatcattaggtatagacgtgattttttaaactaaagagaagttatcattttatctaatgaaaagatcttagattcttacaatatatatatttatttattttaacatatataggttcatttgttttctaaatatataggttatttaaagaaaaatatggagttgacacataggataaaatcttatgtggtaatttttcaaattagttttagattgcaagaaggtttaaaatgtttggttaactattgttttataagagttatatatatatagatagatagatatatataggaGTACACGACATGGTTAGTATGTGTTTAATGtaattaaactttgatttttttaattgtaaggCCATTAATTTGTTAgaagatatatttaaaaagtgttagtcaaaatttaatattgtttttgctACAAAGTAATTATATTGTACGAACATGAAGGTTTTAAATTTCAAGTCGATATCAAAACATTGGATATCCTTACTAAAAGTCGTAATGCTGTGCGACTATAAGTTTTAATGTCATGATACtgatcatataaatatattaatgctTTAAAATCATTAGGAttactattgttttaatatttatatagatattattagttaacattttatatatatgtaatatattattagtttacattttatatatatgttatatattattagtttacgttttatatatatgtaatatattattagtttacgttttatatatatgttatatattctTAGTTTccgttttatatatatgtaatatattgttagttaacattatatatatgtaatatattattagttaacattttatatatatgttatatattattaggtGTAGTTCGATTGTATGGTCGTACATACCTACGTAGATCAACATGGACTGATCTTCAGCGTATATATGATGTGCATGAAAGAGTTCATGGTTTTTCCGGTATGATTGGTAGTATCGACTGTATGCATTGACCATGGGAGATGTGTCCCACGGCGTGGAGAGGCACCCACACACGAGGTGACATAGGTAGACATTCGTTGATTCTTCAAGCGGTTGCATCGTATAATCTATGAATTTGGAATGCTTTCTTTGGGCCACAAGGGTCTTATAATGACATCAAC
Coding sequences within:
- the LOC122591802 gene encoding protein ALP1-like is translated as MSGSSSSSSSSSSDDCGSSDYEVINNAVTQMNVVFDPQAIGACLNVIFDEKENQSQEAESSSRPKLTKRVIRRDHVTAAKLLYDHYFAPEPTYPPDMFRRRFRMRKDMFLRIVRDINSFDSIEPLPKHFQFFHKTPTDASGRPGFNIFQKCTSAIRQLAYSFKADALDEYLQMTQDTGYKCLNAFCKCVIQLYRDEYLRKPTEADIERLTAKHAEVHGFPGMLGSIYCTHWGWRNCSVAWQGQYTQGDKGHPTIMLEAVASYDLWIWHAYFGHAGSNNDINVLNESDLFDNLLEDRAPKVEFSVNGEQFQKGYYLADEPKTTKFKRYQEAARKDVERGFGVLQGRWQIIEQYARPYSTNKIKRIMLCCVILHNMIVEDNGRAITEFEEELIANTRLIANTRLPTRTWTERCSTQLRMYRELRDRRAHHKLRNALIEDVWNLPEHGRQR
- the LOC122594176 gene encoding basic blue protein-like, whose translation is MANRGRGSAVTAAVVLCLLAVAFQFEVAQAATYVVGGKSGWTFGLTGWPKGKKFKAGDVLVFNYMKGLHNVVAVNKAGYDGCSTSPRNAKVFTSGKDRITLVKGLNNFICTIPGHCGSGMKIQVLAS